gaggaggaaccaagtcattcctttcaagtcacaagcaagtctcaagtcaaatcccaagtcctcaaagagttaaagttaatgagataattaagtgtctaattaaattatgattgtgcattaatgaagaacacctgctattattgagaatcacagaggatcagatgttgatgttttattggttaaaatgatgccaccatcatggagagcagtgtttgctttagttgggctcttgacccttttagtaaatcaaagtaatttgcttttaagcaagtgcaatattgtttcacaacaaacatttgtgcattgctgAATCAAGAACGATGATGTAGCAGTTTAGTTTacactttctgcttttaaatcatttaaatgagcatcatgaaggtgtctcgcTTTGTTTTATTGAGTGATATTCAGCTATTACtgaatttcaggaaaaaaaagtccTACCAAACAAATGCTACTGTAGTGATTACATATTAGGAGGAAGAACAGCatcagctcaggcttttagacatgaacacttatcatatgatcctcaacggcggtgacaataataattcatactgcagtgcatgatgggagtttttactatggtcttacccagcatacattgcagcatgaagaattttgttggttgtcaccattgttgagattcatatactGGTTCATTATGTCTGCGTGCATCTAAATAGCAGAAGAGTTTAAGTgtttatatgcattaaatacagtcgatttcaaatgaattcatcATAACTATTAGAACAACAAGTTCCTTGCACGCTATTTCACAAGATTGATTTTTCAAAACCTAAACATACAACACAaagaataagaaaacaaacaatcagtACAGCTGTAAAAGCATGGTTTCTCATTGTGCAGCCCTGATCTCTTTACTTAACAGCAACACATGTAATGCTGcaaagagagatctaacacaggagtcaaaggccaagagcccaactaaagcacacactgatctccatgatggtggcatcattttaaccattaaaacattaatatctgatcctctgtaattctcaattacagcaggtgttcatcactaatgcacaatcataatttaattagacacttaattatctcattaactttaactctttgaggacttgggatttgacttgagacttgcttgtgacttgaaaggaatgacttggttcctcctctggtgaaatcagctgcagagttcatgggtggaacaaaaatatggcaggacttttactttctgacccctggattgtccgcctctgctcATATTTCACTAGCATGGCAGCGTGAAACACAACAGGCTTGTTCAATCGATCGGCACACGACACCAAGGCACCACGAATATCGAAAGGAAATGTTACAGTTACTAATGTAACCTCAATTCCCTGAGATAACAGGAACTAGCATTACACACCACGCTATGCTATAAGCTGCTACACGTCAACGCTGCCACTTATCAGTCAAAAGATTCTCATGAAATGGCACTCCGCACCACTTATATGGGCAGTCAGCCGCTCCCCACAAACCCcccacatttttgttttttgtttttgtttgacgAGCTGCAATGGCATTTGTGCAGCTATGAACATTaacaaatcaggcttcagtaTTCAGAGAAAACAGAGTTTCCCCATAGCATGGTAAACACAGTGCTCGTTCCCATTATCTTATGGAAACAAGGTTACACTTAGTAACCAGATTGTTTACCCCAGCAATGATGTGAGCTTCAGACTTCCTTGTTCAATACCTGAGTGAGTAGCTATCCGTGTGGAAAGAAAAGTTTCACTGAATTCACAACCTTCTCACTCATTTACATACACCAAATattaccacacacacatatcgTACAAGATCAGCATCGTGATGATGAAAACTGCAGCTCCACAAGCTCCACAAACTATGGATATGTGTAATATCACCAGACGTCCTACAACAGAGACAAGAGAGTAAAACACCAGAACAGATTCATTTGCTTCACTTTAGAAAGAGTAAATGAGCTGCTCTACCTTTAACAATGACAGTAACAGCGTCTGATCTCTGAGATCCATGTTGATTGTGAGCCTCACAGTAGAAGCGTCCACTCTGTAGTGCACTGAAACTCTGTCCAGATCCAACAGCTGAGCTTTGATTCTCCTTAAACCAGCTGAAGTTCAGAGCAGGTGGGTTTGAATCACTGCTGCAGATCAGAGTCACTGATTCACCTTCCCAGAACTGAGCAGACTGCATGAAGGACACTGAGATGCTCTTTAGAGGGTCTAATAACCAGAGGAAAGTAACGAATTACATTTACTCGTGTTATTCAGTagcttttttgtgtacttctactttttaaagtaattttttaaatctgtaattctacttttacttaaatatatttagtttgaagtattgtacttcattacattttaaaacacattaattactgagtcaaaaaaaaaagttttttcaaaaaaacaaacaaaaacaggctCCCTAGAAACTACTGCTGTAAATAATGGGCAGAAGAACAAACTGGCACTAAAATCAGAAGAAAGATGCAGACGGACAAGACAGGCATTAATGGTGCAGACCCAGCTGAAAACCAAACCCCTTCGTATTCTGCTGAAGTTGAACTCGAAAGAAATGAAGTGAACCCCTGGCCATGTTTATGCTCTATTATGCAGTGTAAGCTGTGTTTGCTCAGGGAGACCAAACTAGCAGCTTATAAAATCACCCCTTCGCAAGCATGTAGAGGTATGGTAAATACTTACATAATTGCAtttatggcaagccgttttagcATTTAATCTATAAACTGTAGTAGTATCTATTTTCATGCTACTAGTACTTATTTTTTAGATACTAGTATATTTTCCATTAAGTACTAATACTTATTCATTAGCTACTATTGCTTATTCTTTAGGTACTAGTGTTTATTCTTTAGGTAGTGTCTTTTGTAAAGTTactatatttattcattagatactagttcTTATttattagatactagtacttattccAATAGTGACTAGTATTTAATTATACTCTTCTTGTTAAGAAAAAATAGAACTAGTTCTTATTTTTTAGTTACTAGTAACTTTTTAGACCAGAGATATCCTGAACTTAATAGATACtagtactttttaaatttgcatttctGCCCAGTATGCTAATCGCATGTTGAATATTAATGAACCAGCAACACATAGGAGAGAGATTACACAAGAAACAGAAACAAGGAGAtggatgtactttttttttgaggaaaccACATAGAAAAGAAACACTCATTTGTACACAAGCACACATAAAACCTATTTTGTCAGTTTTGTAAacatacactcaaaaaaatgatttggtctaaattgttccagtgttcatgtgtttccacactacagagtgttcaagtagaattgaagcagtgctggagttaaggagataattatgtgatgattgatcattaatgatgaacacctgctgttatcaagaagaatcaccgaaggaaagagaaacacaagaactacaactgacttgagccacagctgaagatgaaatcaactgaaacaaatgaagacattaaatctctcaagatctgattaaacagcatcagactgaccagattgactttatttctgtcagacttctagagaagctcttattgagaattaacagaggtttagatgcttaattgttttgtttgaaatcaccatcaaagagaccagtgtttccttttgttgtgctctgggctcttgacccttgacatgttGGTGTTAGTATTACACTGGTTGcgttaattgtgtgtttatatagaacACACTTCGTTTAGCCAgcaaagctaaaaaaaaaaaataattgtgggCAAATATCCACCGgtctcatttcaagtccaacatCTAATTGTATGGATGTAGtactgttttagatttttttatatagcttcaGATGTAATGGTCttgtaaaatcagataatttaaataaattacaaatcactttgtgctcaaaaagttttcatttgtaacaatgcaaagatcacagacatcaagaatcagcgtatgaatctcaaaaatggtgacagtcaacaaaatgcttcatgttgcaatgcatactgggtaccagcatagtacaagactctcccatgtatcccagcatgcattgcagcatgaataaacaacgcagctgaattgtctgattattttcttttattcttactattttattttacgtatgctgttatagttgtgacttttagtagcttgttttgtgatgttcagagttttatctgaatattttcttgactgtcaccattgttgagattcatacactgattcttgatgtctgtggtctttgtattgctacagatgaaaactttatgtgcacaaggtgatttgtaaattattcaaattatctgatatttacaatactgcaagatatgaagctacgaaaaaatctaaaatagtaTAATGTCAATATAATCAGAAATTGGACTCGAAATGAGGTCAGTGACCAGTGACAAGATCtacccacaactctttttcactTGGCTTCGCTGGCTAAACGAAGCATgttctatataaacacacaattaaagcaaccagtgtaatattaacaccaacatgtcaagggtcaagaggaaacactggtctctttgatggtgatttcaaacaaaacaataaagcatctaaacctctgttaattctcaataagagcttctctagaagtctgacagaaataaagtcaatctggtcagtctgatgctgtttaatccAATATTATCAGTctgcaataccggaggctgCACTTTCAGGACCGCAGTTGTAGGACCGCACTTCTAGGACCCTAGTTTTTtgtgacagcgccacctaccgaGCCGGAGAACCGCCGTCCCAGGAACGCATTTCCAGGACCCTAGTTTTGGAGGACCGAAAAAAGTGCAACTAAGGCAGTATTTCCACCCAGTTTTAACTACATTAGAATTTTagagttttttaaaagttttattacacCCAAATACTACTTTCTTTATTGCAATTAAACCTGGTTCCTAGGAATGTTGAGTAATCATTGGGTCTAAGTAGCATAATATTataactcaaataaaataaacaaggaatcaTGGTATAGTCAAGGATGACTCTGGGGGTAGATTTaagattgtgtatattttataaaataatatattacaacagttgaacttgaacacacacaaaaacaaatttgttcatgacgtgaaccacatagaaagaaCTTCATGGACGACGTCTTCACTGACtcctaagagagagaaagagagaaaagtgAATGAAATGAGGAACATTTAGTTGAACATGTTCTactctctaattttaaatttcatatttaaaagatcttagttaccacagagcgcacacacatatacgatacaaaaataattaattaatgttcatAAGTATTACTGCATACTGTTCaaagatttggaaaaaaaaatattttgatgttgtgggaacaaaggttcttgaaacattcatgtcaataaagcccatctgaactgagaaaaaaaataatagagagagatgcaagaaatctgaatagaaataacatattattgacatgactttaaatatttaaagcacacaTTGTGATGTATGCAGCAGCACTACCCACCACCTGGATGCTCTCACCTcttttctcagttgtttctctaGCACCCTATTCAATTCTTCCACTTCACTGAAACAGTAAATGGAGAACATAATCAGAAATACTGTTAACGCTTAAAAAGGGTTTACAcattgtgtaaaaacaattccaaTACTTGACCAATTTTGTAGTGTATTGTGTTGAATACACCCAGACTAAACTCAGGAATAAGCACTGTTGGCCATTCTGGGTTTGTTGGCCACTCTGGGTTAGATTTTGGTTGTCCagttaattatcaaagaaagaaagagagacacCTGTGTTAATGGAGTTCGTGATTCAGTTATTGCACAGTATAGAATTAAAGAAAGAAGAACTGCCCACCATTGTCCcgacttttatttgtgttcttgaacaaacaacaaatttatttattaatcttttgtcATACTATTGCCTGCCTTGATCTGTGTCCTTGAAAGCACTTCATATAGAGTACAGTACACAGTAAATGACAATCTAACACGTGGTATTTTAACAGTCAATTATTATGATGGCCTCTCTGTTATGTCtgactattaaaatgtcatatgtcTCAAACAACATTATAAAACCATGTCAAAATGAAGAGACGTACTCATAACATGTATTGTGGGGTAACGTTAAACAGGCTGACTGTGAGCATGTgacagttaaaacattaagattattttaacttaattaaaatggaaaaacaatgagtaattaacaagctttcacaacgaaCGTGCTACAGTTTATTGTGCTGTCAATAAGTCAACACAGGCTTATCATGCAACAGTTTCGTTAAATTAATGtgctaacaattcattttacagcattagaggCTAATATATGACGGCTATGAATTCAAGACTATTTAGCAAATCACGATATCTTCGGCTATGTTAACTTTccaatgaaatgcatcacaattgtttttaatgttaaacaaataaaaatgtattcacattTGATACTCACACTCTGACTGTCATCCATCTTCGCTCGCTGGTCCTCTAATtcggtaggtggcgctgtcactAACAacctagggtcctagaaatgcggtcctagaaatgcggtcctgaaaatgcagcctccggttttgcaggcagatgctactcgtttaatcagatcttgagagatttaatgtcttcttttttttcagttgatttcatcttcagctgtggctcaagtcagttgtagttcttgtgtttctctttccttcggtgattcttcttgataacagcaggtgttcatcattaatgatcaatcatcacataattatctccttaactccagcactgcttcaattctacttgaacactctgtagtgtggaaacacatgaacactggaacaatttagaccaaatcatttttttgagtgtagccTGTTTGTTGGTCATCGAGTGACCTCTAGTGGCAGGATGGAGATAAGAcaccaattttattatctgttattttcctctttttcctccagttaaaacaataaatatcatATCAGGGCTGTATGTTAACTTTTTTGCATGTAGCACTGGTGCTACAGACATtgaatgtttttacattaatgtTCTTTACAGGGCACAAAAAATCCGAACCTTATGGTTTTCAGacaaatattttctatatttgggAAAAAAGCCCAaaaattattaatcaaaaaacaaaacaaaacaaaaaacaggtaTGCTGTACTTGTAGGGCTGCAGGATTTGGTCAACAATTTTGTTTATACACTCACTGGCCACTTTATTAGGTACAcctcccagtcaacacgtgagatcatgcgatgatcacagtgacatcacaccattctcatacggtgatactcacagtgtgagtaatatatgagctcattgtgaactcaaaaagatgagcggggttcttatttctctcagacatctacaaaagcgcttattgagaattaacagatttagatgatgatgttttattgttttgtttgatgttaccattgtggtgagtagtgtttgatttagttgggctcttggcccttgactttataacattatatttttttggctgctgtaactgttgttatggcaaggaaaaccaaaaagagactgcaacaaGGTGGTATTGGTTTGTTACTGATGATAACAGTGCAACCGTCACCTGGATtcagtatgcagtctttgtgaggaATTATTAATCTAaaggtttcaataataatagaTCTGTGATTATGCAGTATAGAACCCTGCAGTGTCATTACCGTTTATGAagaattttaaaagcatgataagacacaaacattttgaactactgtgtcatttaaacacaaagagagacatcaagaatcagtgtatgaatctcaacaatggtgacaatcaaaagcttcatgctgcaatgcatgctgggtacctagtctctgtgcagtgagtgaactttgacctcacattagtatgagcacacagtgagggcgctgtgaggttacacttttagctcactgttacctcatattgtgacctcatcacgagtatcctgtgagctcatggtgagatCACTGTGatatcaaattgttgactgggctAGCTAGTTCCCTTTTGCCTTCAGAACTGCCTTAATTCGGATGCCGTATTGCATTGGTggttaaaatgaagctttgacagtttagcaaaaggttttgcacaaattagccaaaaagaCAGTTGTGCAgcagggtgtgcgatatatatcgtctgcgataatatcgtaattattgttttaactatgtgcgatttgacattatcagtattttgccaaaaaccaaacaaaacactcctACAGAGTGCCGTAAAGTCTAAATTAGACTAGTGTGCGCGCatttagagtgcgttctttcactgcgtgattcagtgttaaaatgcatttagaataaTCACAAAATTGAAGACATAAGGGTAgaaaatttacatatttttatcatttcatataaaagcttcatgctgcaatgcatgctgggtacctagtctctgtgcagtgagtgaactttgacctcacattagtatgagcacacagtgagggcgctgtgaggttacacttttagctcactgttacctcacattgtgacctcatcacgagtatcctgtgagctcatggtgagatcactgtgagatcaaattgttgactgggatacgttgacatatacttgcaaagtttctcatactcagtatgttgtatgttgtggacacatctaaataaagtgttagaagatattaagcagacagtctactaatactctaatgactgctagttgacatgtagtagcaaagttacttactgttagtagaatgtctaaagtggactttcaaaataaagtgttacctaattaTTTAAGACCtctaacacatttttaaattttttatgtgaccttaaattatgaaaacagaaaatataaaattggcATCTTTTGTTTTATGATAAACTCACACATTATGTTTAAAGTCACAGCATCAGAGTATTTCTCTCCATGTATATTTCTGGACTTGCACTTGTATTCTCCACTGTGATCAGAGCTGATGTTTGAGATGCTGTAGATTCTTCCAGATCCTACAAACGTTCCTCCTTTAAACCAGCTGATTTCTGCAGGTGGGTTTGAATCACTGCTGCAGCTCAGAgtcactgaatctccctccactATTTCACCAGATGGACTGATGGACACTGAGACACTCTTTGGTGCATCTATAGaggataaaaatgaaaagtgtaGCTCCAAACATAAACTCAAGTTATTAAATAGAACTAATGAATCTGTACTCACACGTGACACTGAGCTGAACAGCAGGAGAGATGTAAGTGTGTCCATGTAGAGCACAGCTATATCTGCCTGCATCCTCTCTTCTGACTGACTGCAGCAGGAGTTGATTGTTTCTGTCTCTTCTCTCAGTTAATGGCTGTGAGTTTCTGTACCAGATGAATGTTGCTCCTTCAGTCAGAGCGCAGCTGCTTTTACATGTCAGACGGACTGAATCTCCCTCTGTCACTCTCTCAGGAGACTCCACCTGAAGAtctgaacacaacacacacattatatctAGTGCTGCTGTCATACACTGAATATTATTCAACATAATGCACAGAAGAAGAGTGCAACCTCATCAAAGTCACCTGTGACAGCAAGAGTTACTCCTGATTTACCAAGCCATTTCACAGTAGGGTTATCAGTTGTGAATCTGAAATAGTACTTGTGTTCATCtttctgtgtcacatgactcAGTCTGATGGTGCAGTTCTGCTGTTTATCTCCCAGATACTGAAGCCTCTGACTGTATTCAGGGTCCTCAGACAGATCTGGAAACTCATTATCAGCATTTTTAACAGTTGTTTTGGTCCAGAACACTTTCATGATCTGATATCCAGTAGGGTATGTaaaagtgcagttcattatcaCTGATGAGTCCTTTAATGCACAGATGCATGGGTGGATGTAATTCACATGCTCCTTCTCACTATAAGCCCCTAAATAAAATCACACTGAATAAATTAGTAGCAGCTTGTGCATAAAACATGTAGTGTGCAAAATCTCTTAGTAGTTATATCCTATACTGTCCATCAATAATGATTTATGACCATGATTTATGACCAGATTTATGACCGGATTTATGGGCTCCCTGTCAGCGTTGATTGACAGGTTGTCATGTCAAATGTATACATGGGTCGATTTCTGACCTGATTTATGGGTATATGACCCCTCTGTCACCCTGACTGTCACGTCACCGGGGTCCTGTCAGCCCTGACTGACATGACAGTAGGGGTTTGTAAATCAAAAGATCTAAACAGATGACATTTGTTGGATTTATGAGTGGATTTACGATGTTTTTATCACTCACCTGGTGCCATAGGGTTTTTATGGCGTTCCTTCCTGGCCTGTAGCTAACGGTCAGTCTGGAGGTGTTGGGGGTCTTCTTGGTTCTGGAAAAAATGGCTGAGCAAAGAATGTGTATTGCCACCTTATGTTTGTTTGATCTGTATGTTATATGTTAATGCCTAGTCAGGGGGGTCTTCCTGGTTGTGGAAAAAGTGGCTGAGTAATGGGTGATGTAGTGGCTCCTTAAGAGGACCAATGTATGTTTGATTTGTATGGCATATGTTATTGCCTAGACCCCAATTTGTTCCTACCGGCTTGTCTACATCGGCTTCTGAATAAGGAAGATTGTCAGGACATCTACCTTTCCAGGTTGGGGGTAAAAGAAAGGTGTCGTGTCTGAGGGTAGTTCTTTGTTTTTGGGGGGATGGAAGGCATCCAAACATGTGTCTAATGTCAAACCCCTAAACGGTTCAGTTCTGCTTGATCTAAATGTTGATAGCTAAGACATCACTGTTTTGATTGTATGAAAACTGAAACATAGAATTAAAGAATTCACCAATTGATGAAAATTTCTATATGCGTCTGAAAAAGGTGCTATGTCGGGGCAAGTTTTTCTTTATCATCTCAACGTGTGTATGCT
The genomic region above belongs to Onychostoma macrolepis isolate SWU-2019 chromosome 01, ASM1243209v1, whole genome shotgun sequence and contains:
- the LOC131536849 gene encoding B-cell receptor CD22-like; the protein is MSDVAQKPMECDRSSGATADDQLRCGCPAGKTCHVIGFIDTMFKPHYRGQMIKLMQTVIEDACDPNHDWAYSEKEHVNYIHPCICALKDSSVIMNCTFTYPTGYQIMKVFWTKTTVKNADNEFPDLSEDPEYSQRLQYLGDKQQNCTIRLSHVTQKDEHKYYFRFTTDNPTVKWLGKSGVTLAVTDLQVESPERVTEGDSVRLTCKSSCALTEGATFIWYRNSQPLTERRDRNNQLLLQSVRREDAGRYSCALHGHTYISPAVQLSVTYAPKSVSVSISPSGEIVEGDSVTLSCSSDSNPPAEISWFKGGTFVGSGRIYSISNISSDHSGEYKCKSRNIHGEKYSDAVTLNIMYPLKSISVSFMQSAQFWEGESVTLICSSDSNPPALNFSWFKENQSSAVGSGQSFSALQSGRFYCEAHNQHGSQRSDAVTVIVKGRLVILHISIVCGACGAAVFIITMLILYDMCVW